A single region of the Acidobacteriota bacterium genome encodes:
- a CDS encoding Fic family protein — protein sequence MTLQPPQPATFQEQTVPHGTRLVGAAALARELALVVPVRHPSCVAERHISGSRRADGAWAVFDKRYWPGDGLTDHVLFFLKHEPLDLLVLRRVFEALPEESLKALVYTAPTSAPVRRAWFLYEHLTGRRVDIDDAPQVPAVDVLDPKAYFTGRPRLSKRHRVRDNLLGVWRFSPVIRRTPALTMYLSLDLAARARDTVGRTGGHLVARAASFLLLADSRASFQIEGERPPRNRLERWGRAVLQAGKHALTLDEIARLHNVLIEDARFVRPGLRTEGVFLGERDHVGDPLPEFVGARAGNLADLMTGLLEANDRMRDDGIDPVLQAASTAFGFVYVHPFEDGNGRLHRCLIHHVLAERRFTPAGMVFPVSSVMLDRIDDYRTTLRAHSAPLMPFIEWRPTPERNVEVLNDTADFCRYFDGTEAAEFLYACVRRTVDEDLPREIDYLRRHDEAIQRVMATVEMPDRVAGNLVMFIRQNKGTLSKRRRQAEFEQLTDDEVRRIERIVAEAFLGFADVPGTLREPSAGE from the coding sequence GTGACGCTCCAGCCACCCCAGCCGGCGACGTTTCAGGAGCAGACCGTCCCCCACGGAACTCGTCTGGTCGGAGCGGCTGCACTTGCCCGTGAGCTGGCACTGGTGGTGCCCGTTCGCCATCCGAGCTGTGTCGCCGAACGGCACATCAGTGGAAGCCGGCGCGCCGACGGCGCCTGGGCCGTGTTCGACAAGCGCTATTGGCCTGGCGACGGCTTGACCGACCACGTGCTGTTCTTCCTCAAGCACGAACCCCTCGACCTCCTCGTGCTCCGGCGGGTCTTCGAGGCGCTCCCGGAAGAGAGTCTCAAGGCGCTCGTCTACACGGCACCCACGTCCGCGCCCGTTCGACGGGCGTGGTTTCTGTACGAGCACCTCACCGGCCGACGTGTAGACATCGATGACGCGCCGCAGGTGCCGGCGGTCGATGTGCTCGACCCAAAGGCGTACTTCACGGGCAGACCGCGCCTGTCCAAGCGGCATCGCGTGCGCGACAACCTGCTTGGTGTCTGGCGCTTCAGTCCCGTCATCAGACGCACACCGGCACTGACGATGTACCTCTCTCTCGATCTCGCCGCACGCGCCCGCGACACGGTAGGCCGTACGGGTGGACATCTGGTGGCGCGCGCCGCCAGCTTCCTGCTCCTTGCCGACAGCCGCGCCAGCTTCCAGATCGAAGGCGAACGCCCGCCTCGCAACAGACTTGAGCGCTGGGGTCGCGCCGTGCTGCAGGCGGGCAAGCATGCGCTGACTCTCGATGAAATCGCGCGGCTGCACAACGTGCTGATCGAGGACGCGCGTTTCGTTCGACCCGGACTCCGCACCGAAGGTGTCTTTCTCGGTGAGCGCGATCACGTCGGTGACCCGCTCCCCGAGTTCGTTGGCGCGCGTGCGGGCAACCTCGCGGATCTGATGACCGGCCTTCTCGAGGCCAATGACCGGATGCGCGACGACGGAATCGACCCCGTGCTGCAGGCGGCCTCGACGGCCTTCGGATTCGTGTACGTGCACCCGTTCGAGGACGGCAACGGCCGCTTGCATCGCTGTCTGATTCATCACGTGCTCGCCGAGCGTCGTTTCACGCCGGCAGGGATGGTGTTCCCGGTCTCGTCGGTGATGCTGGACCGCATCGACGACTATCGCACCACCCTGCGGGCGCACTCAGCCCCGCTGATGCCGTTCATCGAGTGGCGCCCGACGCCGGAACGCAATGTCGAGGTGCTGAACGACACCGCGGATTTTTGTCGCTACTTCGACGGCACCGAGGCCGCTGAGTTCCTCTACGCGTGCGTCCGGCGCACTGTGGACGAGGACTTGCCGCGCGAGATCGACTACCTGCGCCGGCACGACGAGGCGATTCAGCGCGTCATGGCGACTGTGGAGATGCCCGATCGCGTTGCCGGGAATCTGGTCATGTTCATTCGCCAGAACAAGGGTACGTTGTCGAAAAGACGACGGCAGGCCGAGTTCGAGCAGTTGACCGACGACGAGGTGCGGCGGATTGAACGCATCGTTGCAGAAGCGTTCCTCGGCTTTGCTGACGTGCCCGGAACCCTGCGCGAGCCGTCCGCAGGTGAATGA
- a CDS encoding multidrug effflux MFS transporter, whose amino-acid sequence MPHAVRGHTGLIVLLGSLTAIAPMSIDMYLPAFPALQETFGTDVAAIQRTLSVFFIGLAVGQLFYGPLADRFGRRRPLLVGLALYTVASVGCALAGSVGQLLLWRGLQALGGCAGVVMARAVVRDVFGPKKQARVLSSLMLVMGVAPILAPIVGGWVLTVAGWRTIFWILVVFGATTWVAVARGLPETAVDRRASTLTIGGVAAAFGRVIGNARFRRFAGAGALAQCVLFAYISGAPFLFMEVLGLSPAGFSAMFAINSTGLILASQINRALLAREETSAVLNRALTVQGLAALVFLAVVVFAAPSLVVLAAPVLLLVLLLGFVLPNTTALALAPFDRDAGTASAVLGSMQYGTSGLTTLAVSACFDGTLRPMAVSIALFVVGAWLLSRTGRD is encoded by the coding sequence GTGCCTCACGCCGTGCGCGGTCATACGGGTCTCATCGTGTTGCTCGGCAGCCTGACCGCGATCGCGCCCATGTCGATCGACATGTACCTGCCGGCGTTCCCGGCGCTGCAGGAGACGTTCGGGACCGACGTCGCGGCGATTCAGCGCACGTTGTCGGTGTTCTTCATCGGCCTTGCGGTGGGGCAGTTGTTCTACGGGCCGCTGGCGGATCGCTTCGGACGACGGCGCCCGCTGCTCGTGGGGCTCGCACTGTACACGGTTGCATCGGTCGGCTGTGCGCTTGCCGGATCCGTCGGTCAACTCCTGCTGTGGCGCGGCCTCCAGGCGCTCGGCGGGTGCGCCGGCGTGGTGATGGCGCGGGCCGTGGTGCGCGACGTGTTCGGCCCGAAGAAGCAGGCGCGCGTCCTCTCGTCGCTCATGCTCGTCATGGGCGTCGCTCCCATCCTCGCGCCCATCGTCGGCGGCTGGGTCCTGACTGTGGCCGGCTGGCGCACGATCTTCTGGATTCTCGTCGTCTTCGGTGCGACGACGTGGGTGGCCGTGGCGCGCGGACTGCCGGAGACGGCTGTCGACAGGCGTGCGTCGACGCTCACCATCGGCGGCGTGGCCGCGGCATTCGGACGCGTCATCGGCAACGCCCGTTTCAGGCGCTTCGCCGGCGCCGGCGCGCTCGCGCAGTGCGTGCTCTTCGCCTACATCTCCGGCGCGCCCTTCCTCTTCATGGAGGTGCTCGGGTTATCGCCCGCTGGCTTCTCGGCGATGTTCGCGATCAACTCGACGGGGCTCATCCTCGCGTCGCAGATCAATCGTGCGCTGCTCGCGCGCGAAGAAACGTCGGCCGTGCTGAATCGCGCGCTGACGGTGCAGGGTCTTGCCGCGCTCGTCTTCCTGGCTGTCGTCGTGTTCGCCGCGCCGTCGCTCGTCGTGCTCGCCGCCCCCGTGTTGCTGCTCGTGCTGCTGCTCGGATTCGTGCTGCCCAACACGACGGCACTCGCGCTCGCGCCGTTCGACAGGGATGCCGGTACGGCGTCGGCGGTCCTGGGCTCGATGCAGTACGGGACGTCGGGGCTTACGACGCTCGCCGTATCGGCCTGCTTTGACGGCACCCTGCGCCCGATGGCCGTCTCGATCGCGCTGTTTGTAGTCGGGGCCTGGCTGTTGTCACGCACGGGCAGGGACTAA
- a CDS encoding DUF4097 family beta strand repeat protein — MVFALSPIVAVAQPIVFERSLTVGAAPTLEASTGSGNVTVRGGAGSTVLVKGTIEVRTGWNAPPNAADLARRLAANPPIVQTGDVVTVGNITDEETRRAVKVSYEITVPTTTTVTARSGSGNVSVAQVDGRIKANSGSGNVSVASAGNDIDARTGSGNVSVTDARRTASLSSGSGNIVATLSGQGDVKASTGSGNIRLTGVVGLLSANTGSGNIGVDGTPTGDWKLSAASGDVKVRVPADRGFVVDASTASGSLDMGPALTLQGKIDRRRIQGTVRGGGPTLRLSTASGNIAVQ, encoded by the coding sequence TTGGTCTTTGCCCTCTCCCCCATCGTGGCTGTCGCGCAGCCGATCGTGTTCGAGCGCTCGCTCACCGTTGGTGCGGCGCCCACGCTCGAGGCGTCCACCGGCAGCGGCAACGTCACCGTCCGCGGGGGCGCGGGCTCGACCGTCCTCGTCAAGGGAACCATCGAGGTCAGGACGGGCTGGAACGCACCGCCCAACGCCGCCGATCTGGCACGCCGCCTCGCCGCCAATCCCCCCATCGTGCAGACCGGCGACGTCGTGACGGTGGGCAACATCACCGACGAGGAGACGCGTCGCGCCGTGAAGGTGTCGTACGAGATCACGGTGCCGACGACAACAACGGTCACGGCACGCTCGGGCTCGGGCAACGTGTCGGTGGCGCAGGTGGACGGCCGCATCAAGGCCAACAGCGGGTCGGGCAACGTCTCCGTCGCGAGTGCGGGGAACGACATCGACGCACGCACGGGGTCGGGGAACGTTTCGGTGACCGACGCGCGCAGGACCGCGTCGCTCTCGAGCGGCAGCGGCAACATCGTGGCGACGCTCTCGGGTCAGGGCGACGTCAAGGCGAGCACGGGCAGCGGCAACATCAGGCTGACCGGCGTCGTCGGATTGCTGTCTGCCAACACCGGCAGCGGGAACATCGGCGTCGACGGCACGCCGACAGGCGACTGGAAGCTGTCCGCGGCGTCGGGCGACGTGAAGGTGCGCGTCCCCGCCGATCGCGGCTTCGTCGTCGACGCCAGCACCGCGTCGGGGTCGCTCGACATGGGCCCGGCCCTCACCCTTCAGGGCAAGATCGATCGTCGGCGCATCCAGGGCACCGTCCGCGGCGGCGGCCCCACGCTCCGCCTGAGCACCGCCAGCGGCAACATCGCGGTGCAGTGA